A window of the bacterium genome harbors these coding sequences:
- a CDS encoding T9SS type A sorting domain-containing protein — protein sequence MKSYKILVYLVSLSLSFIYFSFNFFSEENQSSLNVKSKTEKKLYPYEWAYLKKTWPYLNADPRAMIDALEQAHKLHRETARQQLKKGINSVSWEFIGPLNVGGRVVDIEFNPSDPDIVYSGFATGGVFKSTDMGNSWFPVFDSLAVLTVGDIAIDPQNPDVVYVGTGEPNGGHNNFPGGGVFKSTNAGNTWQFLGLEGTTSIGRVLVHPSNSNIVYLTAVGSYFAPNPERGVYRSTDAGLSWDNILFISDTTGAIDLIMDPSNPERMMASMWERVRRPTTSHLYGPSSGIYITTNGGDNWNEIPASAGVPNPDIQNVGRIGLAISQSNPDIVYSLYTDGYEIISLFKSTDFGDSWVDVDPDDELGNGSSNFSWYFGQVRVHPTNPDIVYVLDVGFMRSSNSGNTWVENYQTHVDHHALAFSPANPNNCILGNDGGINISNDAGVNWGQHIQIPATQFYEIGLDANNPLAYYGGTQDNGTNRTQNGGLDNWDHIYGGDGFYVIVDFTNPNIIFAESQFGSLGKSTDGGSDFNSATNGINSNEPTNWSTPVVMDPNNNNILYYGTNYLYRTTNSAGNWTKISPQLTDYNGGRLGTLTTIAVAPSNSNVIYVGTDDAHVWVSSDNGSNWNEISDGLPLRWVTRVAVDPTDENIVYVTFNGLKWKDPQPHVFRSTDKGTTWSDISSNLPDAPVNAFAIDPVEPNRLYLGSDVGMYVSFNSGQSWWVLGEGLPVLPIGDIKIHPTTRDLIAGTYGRSMYKIDLDLVVTGIDFSEQVVSDFILEQNYPNPFNPSTKIKYTIPNVIAMGTKQSQSVTIKVYDILGSEVATLVNEEKSSGTYEVDFNATGLTSGVYFYTLNAGEIVQTKKMILIR from the coding sequence ATGAAGTCCTATAAAATCCTGGTTTATTTAGTATCTCTTTCTTTATCATTCATTTACTTCAGCTTTAATTTTTTTTCAGAAGAAAATCAATCATCACTGAATGTAAAAAGTAAAACCGAAAAGAAGTTATATCCATATGAATGGGCATATCTCAAGAAGACATGGCCTTACTTAAATGCTGATCCGCGCGCAATGATTGATGCACTGGAACAGGCACACAAACTTCACAGGGAAACGGCTCGCCAACAGTTGAAGAAAGGTATTAATTCTGTCAGCTGGGAATTTATTGGTCCTTTGAATGTCGGTGGAAGAGTTGTCGACATCGAATTTAATCCATCAGATCCAGACATTGTTTATTCAGGATTCGCAACGGGTGGAGTTTTCAAATCAACCGATATGGGAAACAGCTGGTTCCCCGTATTCGATTCTCTGGCAGTTTTAACTGTTGGTGATATTGCAATTGATCCGCAAAATCCCGATGTTGTTTATGTAGGAACAGGTGAACCAAATGGCGGGCACAATAATTTCCCCGGTGGTGGAGTATTCAAATCAACTAACGCAGGAAACACCTGGCAGTTTCTTGGACTTGAAGGAACAACTTCAATCGGGAGGGTTTTAGTTCACCCATCAAATTCAAATATAGTTTATCTGACGGCAGTTGGTTCTTACTTTGCACCAAATCCTGAAAGGGGAGTTTACAGATCAACAGATGCAGGATTAAGCTGGGATAATATTTTGTTTATTTCAGATACAACAGGTGCAATTGATTTAATTATGGATCCATCAAATCCAGAAAGGATGATGGCTTCAATGTGGGAAAGAGTGAGGAGACCAACCACTTCACATCTTTATGGTCCATCAAGTGGAATTTATATCACGACAAATGGTGGGGATAACTGGAATGAAATTCCAGCCTCAGCTGGGGTACCTAATCCTGATATTCAAAACGTTGGTAGAATTGGTTTAGCAATAAGCCAGTCAAATCCAGATATTGTATATTCTTTATATACTGACGGGTACGAAATCATCAGCTTATTTAAATCCACGGATTTCGGAGATAGCTGGGTAGATGTTGATCCAGACGATGAGCTTGGAAATGGCAGCTCAAACTTCAGCTGGTACTTTGGTCAGGTGAGAGTTCATCCGACTAATCCTGATATTGTATATGTTTTAGATGTTGGTTTTATGCGCTCATCTAATTCTGGTAATACCTGGGTAGAGAATTATCAAACGCATGTCGATCATCATGCATTAGCTTTTAGTCCTGCAAATCCAAACAATTGCATTTTAGGAAATGATGGCGGAATAAACATTTCAAATGATGCAGGCGTAAATTGGGGACAGCATATTCAAATTCCTGCTACACAATTTTATGAAATCGGTTTAGACGCAAACAATCCATTGGCTTACTATGGTGGTACGCAGGATAATGGTACAAACCGAACACAAAATGGTGGACTGGATAACTGGGATCATATTTACGGCGGAGATGGATTTTATGTGATTGTAGATTTTACAAACCCAAATATCATTTTTGCAGAATCACAATTCGGAAGTTTGGGTAAATCGACGGACGGAGGTTCTGATTTTAATTCTGCTACAAACGGAATTAATTCAAACGAACCTACAAACTGGAGCACTCCGGTTGTAATGGATCCTAATAATAACAATATTCTTTACTATGGAACCAATTATTTGTATAGAACGACCAATAGTGCCGGCAATTGGACAAAGATTAGTCCACAGTTAACAGATTATAATGGTGGAAGATTAGGAACATTAACCACAATCGCCGTTGCACCATCTAACTCAAATGTTATTTATGTTGGTACTGATGATGCGCACGTTTGGGTTTCATCGGATAACGGTTCAAACTGGAATGAAATTTCTGATGGACTTCCTTTAAGATGGGTAACAAGAGTTGCGGTTGACCCAACAGATGAGAATATTGTTTATGTAACATTCAATGGATTAAAGTGGAAGGACCCACAACCTCACGTTTTTAGAAGTACTGATAAAGGTACAACCTGGAGCGATATAAGCAGCAATTTACCTGATGCACCCGTAAATGCATTTGCAATTGATCCAGTAGAACCGAATCGTTTATACCTTGGAAGTGATGTCGGTATGTATGTCAGTTTTAATTCGGGTCAGAGCTGGTGGGTACTAGGTGAAGGATTACCTGTTCTGCCGATTGGAGATATCAAAATACATCCAACAACCAGAGATCTTATTGCTGGTACTTATGGCAGATCTATGTATAAAATCGACCTTGATCTGGTTGTTACAGGAATAGATTTTTCCGAACAAGTCGTGTCTGATTTTATACTTGAACAAAATTACCCGAATCCATTCAATCCTTCTACAAAAATAAAATATACTATTCCGAATGTCATTGCAATGGGAACGAAGCAATCTCAGTCGGTAACCATTAAAGTTTACGACATATTGGGTAGTGAGGTAGCGACTCTTGTGAATGAAGAAAAATCCTCCGGCACTTATGAAGTCGATTTTAATGCGACCGGATTAACAAGTGGAGTGTATTTCTACACATTGAATGCAGGAGAAATTGTTCAAACTAAAAAGATGATTCTTATCCGGTAA
- the uvrA gene encoding excinuclease ABC subunit UvrA — protein MEKEFITIKGAREHNLKNIDLEIPRDTFTVITGLSGSGKSSLAFDTIYAEGQRRYIESLSAYARQFLDMLEKPDVDLIEGLSPAISIEQKSTTGNPRSTVGTVTEIYDYLRLLFARVGIPHCYNCGKPVKKQSSSQIIDSILSSFKNKKVSVLSPLIRGRKGHYKELFEEVLSDGFLRVRVDGEVSEIIKGFQVDRYKIHNIEIVVDRFTVSESARTRISESVEVALNYGEGNIIVNDGKDDHIYSRQLACIDCGISYRELAPNSFSFNSPYGSCPDCEGLGEKKELDINLIIPDWDKSINDEGLAPLGKPRKIWFFTQLEAVGKTYKFDFDTPLKKLTEAQKEVIINGSKERIPFTYTYGGGKPVQYMHRFSGVIKYLKHYYDSTSSNSIREWVESYMNTIPCATCNGGRLRKESLAVKFNGKNISEITSLSILRAMEFFKSVKLKGNEALIAKPILKEVNERLEFLHNVGLDYLTLGRSARTLSGGESQRIRLATQIGTQLAGVLYVLDEPSIGLHQSDNIKLINSLKNLRDLGNTIVVVEHDRETIESSDFMVDLGPGAGEHGGKVVLEGETKKLLNSDNGIDSLTLAYLRSRQKIKMPEERRKGNGKFIILKGAKGNNLQNVNLKIPLGTLTLITGVSGSGKSSVLNETLVKILMNKLYNSKSVPLPYNKIEGLENIDKIIEIDQSPIGRTPRSNPATYTGLFTFIRDLFAELPEAKMRGYKTGRFSFNVAGGRCEECGGDGLKKIEMNFLPDVYVHCHSCKGKRYNRETLEVLYKTKSIADVLGMRVSEALDFFEDLPRIKRKIKALNDVGLGYITLGQQATTLSGGEAQRVKLATELSKVSTGKTLYVLDEPTTGLHFEDVRILLDVLNKLVDKGNTVVVVEHNMDVIKMADWIIDLGPGGGEFGGKIIAEGTPEEIIKKKESVTGKFLKAEFV, from the coding sequence TTGGAAAAAGAATTTATAACAATAAAAGGTGCGAGAGAGCACAACCTTAAAAATATCGATCTTGAAATTCCGAGAGATACATTTACTGTAATTACCGGACTTTCAGGTTCAGGTAAATCTTCACTTGCTTTCGATACTATTTATGCAGAAGGTCAGAGAAGATACATCGAATCGCTTTCTGCTTATGCACGTCAGTTTCTTGACATGCTCGAAAAACCTGATGTTGATCTCATTGAAGGATTAAGTCCTGCAATTTCGATCGAACAAAAATCAACAACTGGAAATCCGCGTTCAACCGTCGGCACAGTTACCGAAATTTATGATTACCTGAGATTACTTTTTGCAAGAGTTGGAATTCCTCACTGTTATAATTGCGGAAAGCCTGTAAAGAAGCAATCATCTTCTCAGATAATTGATTCAATTCTTTCATCATTTAAGAATAAAAAAGTATCTGTCCTTTCTCCATTGATCCGAGGAAGAAAGGGTCATTACAAAGAATTGTTCGAAGAAGTTTTATCGGACGGATTTTTGAGAGTTCGTGTTGACGGCGAAGTTTCTGAAATCATAAAAGGATTCCAGGTAGACAGATACAAAATTCACAATATCGAAATTGTTGTCGATAGATTTACTGTTTCTGAATCTGCAAGAACAAGAATTTCTGAATCTGTTGAAGTTGCGTTGAATTATGGAGAAGGAAATATCATCGTAAATGATGGAAAAGATGACCATATTTACAGCCGGCAGCTTGCATGCATCGATTGTGGAATAAGTTACCGAGAGCTTGCACCAAATTCTTTTTCATTCAACTCGCCGTACGGCTCCTGTCCTGATTGTGAAGGTCTCGGAGAGAAGAAAGAACTCGATATCAATCTTATAATCCCCGATTGGGATAAATCAATAAATGATGAAGGACTCGCACCGCTTGGTAAACCGAGGAAGATCTGGTTCTTCACGCAGCTTGAAGCTGTTGGAAAGACATATAAATTTGATTTCGACACTCCTCTGAAAAAACTCACAGAAGCGCAAAAGGAAGTTATTATCAACGGAAGCAAGGAGAGAATTCCGTTCACTTACACTTACGGTGGAGGAAAACCCGTTCAGTATATGCATCGCTTTTCAGGAGTGATTAAATATTTAAAACATTATTATGATTCAACATCATCAAACAGTATCCGAGAGTGGGTTGAGTCATATATGAATACTATTCCTTGTGCAACTTGCAACGGCGGGAGATTGAGGAAAGAATCGCTTGCCGTTAAATTCAACGGAAAAAATATCAGCGAGATAACTTCACTTTCTATTTTGAGAGCGATGGAGTTTTTTAAAAGTGTAAAGCTCAAAGGCAATGAAGCACTAATTGCCAAACCAATTCTGAAAGAAGTGAATGAACGTTTGGAATTCCTACATAATGTTGGATTAGATTATTTAACTCTCGGTCGTTCAGCACGAACATTATCAGGTGGCGAATCACAAAGAATTAGATTGGCAACACAAATCGGAACTCAGCTTGCTGGAGTTCTGTATGTTCTTGATGAACCTTCAATCGGACTTCATCAGAGTGATAACATCAAGCTTATCAACTCACTAAAAAATCTTCGTGATTTAGGTAATACTATCGTTGTTGTTGAACACGATAGAGAGACAATTGAAAGTTCCGACTTTATGGTTGATCTTGGTCCTGGTGCAGGTGAGCACGGAGGTAAAGTTGTTCTTGAAGGTGAAACAAAAAAACTTCTCAACTCAGATAACGGAATTGATTCACTTACTCTTGCGTATTTAAGAAGCCGGCAAAAAATCAAAATGCCTGAAGAAAGAAGAAAGGGAAATGGAAAGTTTATCATTCTCAAAGGTGCAAAAGGAAATAATCTTCAGAATGTAAATTTGAAAATTCCACTTGGCACGCTTACTCTCATTACTGGTGTGAGTGGTTCAGGAAAGTCTTCTGTGTTGAATGAAACGCTTGTTAAAATTTTGATGAACAAGCTCTATAATTCTAAATCCGTTCCGCTCCCATATAATAAAATTGAAGGATTGGAGAACATTGATAAAATAATTGAAATAGATCAATCGCCGATTGGAAGAACGCCAAGATCAAACCCTGCAACTTATACCGGACTGTTTACATTCATTCGTGATTTGTTTGCGGAACTCCCCGAAGCAAAAATGAGAGGGTATAAAACCGGAAGATTTAGTTTTAATGTTGCTGGTGGAAGATGTGAGGAATGCGGTGGTGACGGCTTGAAAAAAATTGAAATGAATTTTCTTCCTGATGTTTATGTTCACTGCCATTCCTGCAAAGGAAAAAGATATAACAGGGAAACTCTCGAAGTTCTTTACAAAACAAAATCTATTGCTGATGTATTGGGAATGCGTGTTTCCGAAGCTCTGGATTTCTTCGAAGACTTGCCAAGAATCAAAAGAAAAATAAAAGCGCTGAACGATGTTGGATTGGGGTATATTACACTTGGACAGCAGGCAACAACGCTATCCGGCGGTGAAGCTCAAAGAGTAAAGCTTGCAACTGAATTGAGTAAAGTTTCTACCGGAAAAACTTTGTATGTTCTTGATGAACCCACAACGGGGCTTCATTTTGAAGACGTAAGAATTCTGCTTGATGTTCTCAACAAGCTAGTTGATAAAGGGAATACAGTAGTTGTTGTGGAACATAATATGGATGTAATAAAAATGGCTGACTGGATAATTGATCTCGGTCCCGGTGGTGGTGAGTTCGGTGGGAAAATAATTGCGGAAGGAACTCCTGAAGAAATCATTAAGAAAAAAGAAAGTGTTACCGGTAAATTTCTTAAAGCTGAATTTGTTTAA
- a CDS encoding TonB-dependent receptor, with amino-acid sequence MSNPIKKYFKFRFILFFLSSTNLLLAQTYSISGIVVDVNSKPIPGVNVILLNTNFGAATDEEGVYKISNLSSGNYSVEFSAIGYEKFRNENVIIKNASVVLDVTLMESVILTDEVLVTAGKYEQKKSDLTVSTEVISGSQFSERNFSNLEDAVRYVPGVNMTEDQVSIRGSSGYGRGTGSRALLAIDGLPFYTGDSGEIVWEMIPTLEIQRVEIIKGASSSLYGSSAIGGVLNSITRDISEKPLTIFNGFYGMYDKPYYGEWDWSGERRPFNGLTLSHSNTLENFGFNISLTRLEDLGYRMEDDFKKYIGFLKAVYDFSPTSSLTFLANTFNKRAGQFLYWKDSRNALIPPDQNSADRIETNRYLFGLIYKNVIGNDILLNIKTSYYRNFFKDNAAIPNESTSHLYRGEVQLNNNITDFLMLTSGVEGTLSEVNSSLFGNPDAFSVGAYVVGDITFNFPLITSVGVRYDYSKLDSLDGSGAVSPKIGLNYKLTREIILRSSLGTGFRAPTTAEAFTSTSTGGITVKPNPNIKSEYNLTFEFGVNFTPVSFLNLDAAVFQNEYYDMIEPGVDPSDGLVYFSNLIRARIQGAEAGIILDALPNELSFTFNYTYLWARDVQNGTALRYRPRHIFYSSLDFRKWNLDLGINFRYTSRVEEIDEELVDLGVVVDGDIRVPVYTTDLKLGYSFISYGLPLNVYLNVKNIFNYNYVELIGNLRKIRSYSIGVNFAI; translated from the coding sequence TTGAGCAATCCTATTAAAAAATATTTTAAATTTAGATTTATTCTTTTTTTCTTAAGCAGTACCAACCTCTTACTTGCCCAGACATACTCAATCAGCGGAATTGTCGTTGATGTAAATTCAAAACCAATTCCCGGCGTTAATGTTATCCTGCTTAATACAAATTTTGGTGCAGCGACTGATGAAGAGGGAGTTTATAAAATATCAAATCTTTCATCGGGTAATTATTCAGTTGAATTCTCTGCTATAGGTTATGAGAAATTCAGGAATGAGAATGTCATAATTAAAAATGCTTCTGTCGTTCTTGATGTTACTTTGATGGAGTCAGTAATTTTAACGGATGAGGTTTTGGTGACTGCAGGAAAGTATGAACAAAAAAAATCTGATCTTACGGTCAGTACAGAAGTGATTTCAGGAAGTCAGTTTTCTGAGAGAAACTTCAGCAACCTTGAAGATGCTGTTAGATATGTCCCGGGTGTGAATATGACGGAAGATCAAGTTAGTATCCGCGGTTCAAGTGGATATGGTCGCGGAACCGGATCAAGAGCTTTGCTCGCAATTGATGGATTGCCTTTTTATACTGGTGATTCCGGAGAGATTGTTTGGGAGATGATCCCAACTCTGGAAATCCAAAGAGTTGAAATTATTAAAGGTGCATCAAGTTCGCTTTACGGTTCATCGGCAATTGGTGGCGTACTTAACAGTATCACAAGAGATATTTCAGAAAAACCTCTGACAATTTTCAACGGATTTTATGGAATGTATGACAAGCCGTATTATGGTGAATGGGATTGGTCAGGTGAAAGACGACCATTCAACGGATTAACACTTTCTCACTCAAATACTTTAGAAAACTTTGGATTCAACATTTCATTAACGCGGCTTGAAGATTTGGGCTACAGGATGGAAGACGATTTCAAAAAATACATTGGATTTTTAAAAGCTGTGTACGACTTTTCTCCAACTTCATCTCTAACTTTTTTAGCGAATACATTTAATAAAAGAGCCGGTCAGTTTCTTTACTGGAAAGATTCTAGGAATGCTTTAATTCCTCCTGATCAAAACAGCGCTGACAGGATTGAAACAAACCGGTATCTGTTTGGACTTATTTACAAAAACGTTATCGGTAATGATATTCTGCTGAATATAAAGACGAGCTATTACAGGAATTTTTTTAAGGATAATGCAGCGATTCCAAATGAATCAACTTCTCATCTTTACAGAGGTGAAGTTCAGTTAAATAATAATATTACAGATTTTCTCATGCTCACAAGCGGAGTTGAAGGAACTTTGTCTGAAGTAAATTCAAGTCTTTTTGGTAATCCGGATGCATTTTCAGTTGGTGCTTATGTTGTGGGAGATATCACTTTTAATTTTCCGTTGATTACCAGTGTTGGAGTAAGATATGATTACAGTAAGCTTGATTCACTTGATGGATCAGGGGCAGTTTCACCCAAGATTGGATTAAATTATAAACTCACCAGAGAAATTATTTTAAGGTCGTCTCTTGGAACAGGATTCCGTGCACCAACAACTGCTGAGGCATTTACATCAACTTCGACTGGCGGAATAACCGTTAAACCAAATCCGAATATTAAATCGGAGTATAATTTAACTTTTGAATTCGGTGTGAACTTTACCCCGGTTAGTTTTCTGAATCTGGATGCTGCAGTTTTTCAAAATGAATATTATGATATGATTGAACCCGGCGTTGATCCATCCGACGGTTTAGTTTATTTCAGCAACCTTATCAGGGCAAGAATTCAAGGGGCTGAAGCAGGAATTATTCTTGATGCGCTACCAAATGAACTTTCATTTACTTTTAATTATACTTACTTGTGGGCAAGAGATGTGCAAAATGGAACTGCACTTCGCTACCGTCCCAGACATATTTTCTACTCAAGCCTGGATTTCAGAAAATGGAATCTTGATTTAGGAATTAACTTCAGATACACAAGCAGAGTCGAAGAAATTGATGAAGAACTTGTCGATCTTGGAGTGGTTGTCGATGGTGATATTCGTGTTCCGGTTTACACGACTGATTTAAAACTTGGTTATAGTTTTATTTCTTATGGATTACCTCTGAATGTATATCTCAACGTTAAAAATATATTCAACTATAATTATGTTGAGTTAATCGGGAATCTGAGAAAAATAAGAAGCTATTCTATCGGTGTGAATTTCGCAATCTGA
- a CDS encoding T9SS type A sorting domain-containing protein, whose translation MKKIITVLSFLLLLGKSGAQQASDYFPTQTGFEWKFKAIPLDSVSNPINSLAYYRMDKFESVADYEGKSANIVLTKDGPLLTIQQQPYLDSLFYHTEGTNGFEYFSIRNIEPFLIALDSAGVASNFSFLEFFSSLQDWYDVYRFTAGTQEYNLLQKDTSITIGSLSYDFRFSYTGKRLTDQTIQTVLGSYNCKKFLLQWKIAYLFGPIPVELLSTKDTIWIAPGNWIVQDIIPGQYIDNLTFLGIPPFSLPGLETKLTNDIVVSISDDEAKPESFALYQNYPNPFNPSTKIGFRISDFGFVSLKVFDVLGNEIAILVNEERPAGAYEINFDASILTSGVYFYSLKTGSFVKTKRMVLLK comes from the coding sequence ATGAAAAAAATAATTACGGTATTATCATTTCTACTTTTACTCGGAAAATCCGGTGCACAGCAGGCAAGCGATTATTTCCCGACGCAAACAGGATTTGAGTGGAAGTTTAAAGCTATTCCACTCGATTCAGTTAGCAATCCTATAAACTCATTAGCTTATTACAGAATGGATAAATTTGAATCCGTTGCTGATTACGAAGGTAAATCAGCCAACATCGTATTGACAAAGGATGGTCCTTTACTAACGATACAGCAGCAGCCTTATCTTGATTCGCTGTTTTATCACACTGAAGGTACAAATGGTTTTGAATATTTCAGCATCCGTAATATCGAGCCATTTCTAATCGCACTGGATTCAGCAGGTGTCGCATCTAATTTCAGTTTTCTTGAATTTTTTTCATCACTTCAGGACTGGTATGATGTTTACAGATTCACTGCTGGTACACAAGAATATAATCTTCTGCAAAAGGATACATCAATCACCATCGGTTCTTTAAGCTACGATTTCAGGTTTAGTTATACCGGGAAGCGTTTGACGGATCAGACAATACAAACAGTACTCGGAAGTTACAATTGTAAAAAGTTTTTATTGCAATGGAAGATTGCTTATCTGTTCGGGCCGATTCCGGTAGAATTACTTTCAACTAAGGATACAATCTGGATTGCACCTGGCAACTGGATCGTCCAGGATATTATTCCCGGTCAGTATATAGACAACCTTACGTTTTTAGGAATACCTCCGTTTTCACTTCCGGGACTTGAAACAAAGTTAACCAATGATATTGTCGTATCTATTTCTGATGACGAAGCCAAACCCGAATCATTCGCTCTTTATCAGAACTACCCAAACCCATTTAATCCTTCAACAAAAATAGGATTTCGGATTTCCGATTTCGGATTTGTTAGCTTGAAAGTTTTTGATGTACTTGGAAACGAAATAGCAATTCTCGTTAATGAAGAAAGACCAGCGGGTGCTTATGAAATTAACTTTGATGCGTCCATATTGACTAGCGGAGTATATTTCTATAGTTTAAAGACAGGTTCATTCGTTAAAACAAAGCGAATGGTTTTGTTAAAATAA
- a CDS encoding DUF1028 domain-containing protein: protein MKTIYKIILTVIVISLTNELPAQNFYSDNPLVATYSIVARDPETGEMGVAVQSHWFSVGSIVSWGEAGVGVVATQSFVNPAFGPDGLELLKSGMTASEVVDKLILEDEGRDVRQLAIIDVNGNVKSYTGKNCIPGAGNIVGENYSVQANLMLNDKVPGAMSKAFEESTGLLSERMMAALFAAEKVGGDIRGKQSAAILVVKGESTGKVWEDRLIDLRVEDDPYPLEKLERLLKIHRAYSHVNAGDLAVEQGDMELAMKEYSAAEAMFPDNEEMKFWHATTLVNNGNLEGSLPLFKEVFSKNQNWKILTPRLVPIGLLNVNNEELKKILSVNE from the coding sequence ATGAAGACAATTTATAAAATTATTCTAACTGTTATTGTTATTTCGTTAACGAATGAACTGCCTGCTCAAAACTTTTATTCCGATAATCCACTAGTAGCAACTTACTCAATCGTTGCACGAGATCCTGAAACAGGTGAAATGGGTGTTGCAGTTCAATCGCATTGGTTTTCTGTTGGTTCAATAGTTTCTTGGGGAGAAGCTGGAGTTGGTGTTGTTGCAACGCAGTCATTTGTTAACCCGGCTTTTGGTCCGGATGGACTTGAATTATTAAAATCAGGAATGACTGCTTCAGAAGTTGTAGACAAATTAATTTTAGAAGATGAAGGGAGAGACGTCCGCCAGCTTGCCATTATTGATGTAAATGGAAATGTAAAAAGTTATACGGGAAAAAATTGTATTCCGGGTGCAGGAAATATAGTTGGTGAAAATTATTCTGTTCAGGCTAATTTGATGCTTAATGATAAAGTGCCAGGTGCAATGTCAAAAGCATTTGAAGAATCAACCGGACTTCTTTCTGAAAGAATGATGGCTGCACTATTTGCTGCTGAAAAAGTTGGCGGAGATATTCGTGGAAAACAATCAGCAGCTATTTTAGTTGTAAAAGGCGAATCGACCGGTAAAGTTTGGGAAGACAGGTTGATTGATCTAAGAGTTGAAGACGATCCATATCCATTAGAGAAGCTTGAGAGACTTTTGAAAATTCATCGTGCTTATTCGCATGTGAACGCCGGAGATCTTGCAGTTGAACAAGGAGATATGGAACTCGCAATGAAGGAATATTCAGCCGCTGAAGCAATGTTCCCCGATAACGAAGAAATGAAATTCTGGCATGCAACAACACTTGTCAACAACGGTAATCTCGAAGGTTCACTACCTCTTTTTAAGGAAGTATTTTCAAAAAATCAGAATTGGAAAATTCTTACTCCAAGATTAGTCCCGATAGGATTACTAAATGTGAATAATGAAGAACTTAAAAAAATATTATCAGTTAATGAGTGA
- a CDS encoding sulfite exporter TauE/SafE family protein produces MEILDLQALIILFVVGIISGFLNVNAGGGSALTLPALIFLGLESSVANGTNRIGILVQNISAVYSFKREKYHDLKTSLILSSFTLPGAIAGSFFAINLNDDIFQKILGVIMIGIIISMLIPQKKIALTENTKLSFSTAASMAGIGFYGGFIQVGVGFLLMAALKYLMKLNLVLVNMHKVFIVFIYTIPALIVFIITNNVNWFFGLTLATGNALGGWWGAKMSVKKGEGFIKGILIVAILIMALKLLNVF; encoded by the coding sequence ATGGAAATACTGGATCTTCAAGCTCTTATCATTCTTTTCGTTGTCGGTATTATTTCAGGATTCCTTAATGTAAATGCTGGCGGCGGTTCAGCTCTAACACTTCCAGCTTTAATTTTTCTGGGACTGGAATCCTCTGTTGCCAATGGTACAAACAGGATAGGTATTCTTGTTCAAAACATTTCTGCTGTTTATTCATTTAAGAGAGAAAAATATCACGACTTAAAAACCAGTTTAATACTTTCTTCGTTCACTCTTCCGGGCGCAATTGCCGGTTCATTCTTTGCCATAAATCTCAATGATGATATTTTCCAGAAAATTCTCGGAGTTATAATGATAGGAATCATTATTTCGATGCTCATTCCTCAGAAAAAAATTGCATTAACAGAAAATACTAAACTATCTTTTTCAACTGCTGCTTCAATGGCTGGAATTGGATTTTACGGTGGTTTCATACAAGTTGGAGTTGGATTCTTATTAATGGCTGCACTTAAATACCTGATGAAATTAAATCTTGTTCTAGTAAATATGCACAAAGTTTTTATTGTGTTCATTTATACTATCCCGGCACTGATTGTATTTATTATTACAAACAATGTAAACTGGTTTTTTGGTTTGACTCTTGCCACAGGAAATGCTTTGGGTGGATGGTGGGGTGCAAAAATGTCAGTCAAAAAAGGTGAAGGATTTATAAAAGGTATTTTAATTGTTGCAATTCTGATAATGGCGTTGAAGCTCTTAAATGTCTTTTAA